In Synechococcales cyanobacterium T60_A2020_003, the following proteins share a genomic window:
- a CDS encoding 2-phosphosulfolactate phosphatase, with the protein MALLSPNGSVLNLSTASTPTLAGCLKSCRAVALAAGTYGHRIAVIPAGATWNDGRLRPAFEDWIGDGAIVSYLKGHLSPEAELAQGAYQNICQSSSSLRTLRKRCSSGQELVERGFGQDVDLASEIKVSNCVPSLKDGAYKNVQRADLPINAPMSWDFDS; encoded by the coding sequence ATGGCTTTGCTGTCTCCAAATGGCTCCGTGCTGAACCTATCAACCGCATCAACACCGACCCTGGCAGGCTGCTTGAAAAGCTGTAGGGCTGTTGCGTTGGCTGCTGGAACATATGGACACCGAATTGCTGTCATCCCTGCGGGAGCGACATGGAACGATGGTCGCCTTCGCCCTGCCTTTGAAGATTGGATTGGAGATGGAGCAATTGTGAGTTACCTCAAGGGACACTTGTCACCAGAAGCGGAATTGGCGCAGGGGGCTTATCAAAATATCTGCCAATCTTCCTCGTCCCTCAGAACCCTGCGAAAGCGGTGTAGTTCTGGGCAAGAGCTTGTGGAACGAGGGTTTGGACAAGATGTTGACTTGGCATCAGAGATCAAGGTTAGTAATTGCGTTCCAAGCTTGAAGGATGGGGCTTATAAAAACGTGCAGCGTGCCGATCTACCGATAAACGCTCCTATGTCGTGGGATTTCGATTCATAA